In Oryza sativa Japonica Group chromosome 2, ASM3414082v1, the following are encoded in one genomic region:
- the LOC4330902 gene encoding replication protein A 70 kDa DNA-binding subunit A, whose protein sequence is MAMARLTPNGVAAALAGDTNLKPVLQIVELRGVQVNGAGVTRGERFRAVVSDGTAASSALFAAQLSDHARSGALRRGSIVQLSEYVINEVGPRRIIVILNLEVLVSECEIIGNPTALSETGSPIPNPTRVEQFNGAPQYGLMAGNSSNTTTKPSDNVPLFQNSMAGNSSNFATRPSDKVPVFQPTVQPSYRPAPNYKNHGAIMKNEAPARIIPISALNPYQGRWAIKARVTAKGDIRRYHNAKGDGKVFSFDLLDSDGGEIRVTCFNALLDRFYEVVEVGKVYVVSRGNLRPAQKNYNHLNNEWEILLENGSTVDLCPDENSSIPTQRFDFRPINEIEDAQNNAILDIIGVVTSVNPCTTIQRKNGMETQKRTMNLKDMSGRSVEVTMWGDFCNREGSQLQGMVERGIFPVLAVKAGKVSDFSGKSVGTISSTQLFINPDSAEAHSLRQWFDSGGRDASTQSISRDITPGASRNEIRKTVAQIKDEGLGMGDKPDWITVKATVIFFKNESFFYTACPNMIGDRQCNKKVTKSTNGNWTCDKCDREFEECDYRYLLQFQIQDHSGTAWVTAFQEAGQELLGCSATELNALKEREDPRFADTMLNCLFQEYLLRLKVKEESYGDERKVKNTAVKVEKVDPSGESKFLLDLISKSSALH, encoded by the exons atggcgatggcgaggctGACGCCgaacggcgtggcggcggcgctggcgggggACACGAACCTGAAGCCGGTGCTGCAGATCGTCGAGCTGCGGGGCGTCCAGGTCAACGGCGCGGGCGTCACGCGCGGGGAGAGGTTCCGGGCGGTGGTCTCCGACGGCaccgccgcgtcctccgcgcTCTTCGCCGCGCAGCTCAGCGACCACGCCCGATCCGGCGCCCTCCGACGCGGCAGCATTGTGCAGCTCAGCGAGTACGTCATCAACGAAGTCGGCCCCAGAAG GATTATTGTCATTCTGAACCTGGAAGTTCTTGTTTCGGAGTGTGAGATAATTGGGAATCCTACAGCGCTTTCAGAAACTGGATCTCCTATCCCAAATCCGACAAGAGTAGAGCAATTTAACGGAGCACCTCAATATGGTTTGATGGCAGGGAACTCATCAAATACAACCACAAAGCCTAGTGACAATGTTCCATTGTTCCAAAATTCGATGGCAGGAAACTCCTCTAACTTTGCCACTAGGCCCAGTGACAAAGTTCCGGTCTTCCAACCAACAGTCCAGCCATCTTATCGCCCTGCACCTAATTACAAAAACCATGGAGCAATCATGAAAAATGAAGCCCCTGCTAGAATAATCCCCATATCTGCTTTAAATCCTTATCAAGGCCGCTGGGCTATCAAGGCTAGAGTTACTGCCAAGGGAGATATCCGCCGATACCATAATGCTAAAGGTGATGGGAAAGTATTCTCTTTTGACTTGCTTGATTCTGATGGGGGAGAGATACGGGTGACATGCTTCAATGCTCTTCTTGATCGATTCTATGAAGTTGTGGAAGTTGGTAAGGTCTATGTGGTATCAAGAGGAAACTTGAGACCTGCACAGAAGAACTATAACCATCTTAACAATGAGTGGGAGATTTTATTGGAGAATGGATCAACTGTGGATCTTTGTCCTGATGAGAACAGTTCCATTCCCACCCAGCGGTTTGACTTCAGACCGATCAATGAAATTGAGGATGCCCAGAACAATGCTATCCTTGACATCATAGGTGTTGTTACATCGGTCAATCCTTGCACCACAATACAGAGGAAAAATGGCATGGAAACTCAGAAAAGAACTATGAACCTGAAGGATATGTCTGGTCGAAGTGTTGAGGTAACCATGTGGGGTGACTTTTGCAACAGAGAAGGCTCACAGCTTCAAGGAATGGTTGAACGTGGGATCTTTCCTGTGCTGGCTGTCAAAGCAGGAAAAGTGAGTGATTTCAGTGGCAAGTCTGTCGGCACAATTTCTTCAACTCAGCTCTTCATCAACCCTGATTCTGCTGAAGCTCATAGTCTCAGGCAATGGTTTGATAGTGGAGGAAGAGATGCTTCTACTCAGTCCATATCCAGAGATATCACGCCTGGAGCATCAAGGAATGAGATCCGAAAGACAGTAGCACAGATCAAGGATGAAGGTCTTGGAATGGGGGACAAACCTGACTGGATTACGGTGAAAGCCACCGTTATATTCTTCAAGAATGAGTCCTTCTTCTACACAGCTTGCCCTAACATGATTGGCGACAGGCAGTGCAATAAGAAGGTGACAAAGAGTACTAATGGCAATTGGACCTGTGACAAATGCGATAGGGAGTTTGAAGAGTGCGACTACAGGTATCTCCTGCAGTTTCAGATTCAAGATCACTCGGGAACAGCTTGGGTGACAGCATTCCAGGAGGCTGGGCAGGAGTTGCTTGGCTGCTCGGCAACAGAGCTCAACGCACTTAAGGAGCGCGAGGACCCTCGGTTTGCAGACACCATGCTCAATTGCTTGTTTCAGGAATATCTGCTCAGGCTGAAGGTCAAAGAAGAATCATACGGCGATGAGCGCAAAGTGAAGAACACCGCGGTCAAAGTGGAGAAGGTTGATCCTTCGGGTGAAAGTAAATTTCTGCTGGATTTGATCTCCAAGTCCTCGGCGCTACATTAG